The following coding sequences are from one Syngnathus acus chromosome 14, fSynAcu1.2, whole genome shotgun sequence window:
- the kl gene encoding klotho isoform X1, with translation MVHRSSASRAGAWLAAWLACAWLACASGKLGAGLRTWARFSKLPYPGDKAFLYGTFPPGFMWAVGTAAYQVEGAFDKDGKGPSIWDTFTRDGNRMATGDVGSDSYHNTAADMRAIRQLGVSHYRFSLSWPRLFPNGTHGSLNQAGVRYYRGLLARLKEARVEPVVTLYHWDLPEALQQRLGGWSNPDMVEVFRDYADFCFRTFGHDVRWWITIDNPFVVARHGYGTGVVAPGVKGDPDLPFKVGHVLLQAHAAAWHTYDRDYRRRQGGRVSMALASHWVRPRRTRVESLRECQCSLEYVLGWFAGPLFGDGDYPACMKARLGHRLPALGEEERRQLQGTADFFALSHGATLSFQLVNDSLKFGQREDLDLRMLLYWVSAEYDWPDIFVVQSGWYVSSSTKTQDPKHMYYLKRFIAEALKSIAVDGVKVLGYTAWSLMDGFEWHRECGIRRGLYYVDFNTPDMKREPKISATFYKNVIQRNGFPELPENRPAQGVFPCDFAWGVSANSIQVESSPSQFADPNVYVWNKANGELTQLEGLLALPAQRDAHCAAYISIRQQVDEIQAVGVSHFHFSLNWSALVPTGDAARPNATLLAYYRCFSRQLLCANVTPVVTLWHHTRQGSSLPPPLGWLNRETPQRFTEYARLCFRELGEHVKMWITLNEPNDETVSYQEAHRMLLAHALAWRAYDQDFRPVQGGQVSLALHMDWVEPAFSYSREDVEPAKRVLDFRVGWFAEPILGSGDYPPGMRSWLRQLNSLELPVFNEDDRQLVKGTYDFFAISHFSAELVTRAKEDPYTYTSELEVQHMVDTTWIKSPRPVVPWGLRKALNWVKEHYPHVGIYVMANGVQEDTARFKDSLRVFYLYNYINEALKAITLDGVNLKGYFAYALNDQRDPGFGGARAEMPPRRPTLRCLSGSGQATRGGIPDAGRLGRARRLGSHRLLRLREALRCLLTASYGGVLACVTFSNLSGPKVYCSNLVHLCVVALGSACSQRVLHLAWYCKGGNLIRVAWLVHHG, from the exons ATGGTGCACCGCAGCTCGGCCTCGAGAGCCGGCGCCTGGCTAGCCGCCTGGCTGGCCTGCGCCTGGCTGGCGTGCGCCTCCGGCAAGCTGGGGGCTGGCCTGCGGACGTGGGCGCGCTTCAGCAAGCTGCCCTACCCGGGTGACAAGGCCTTCCTGTACGGCACCTTCCCTCCGGGCTTCATGTGGGCGGTGGGCACGGCCGCTTACCAGGTGGAGGGCGCCTTCGACAAGGACGGCAAAGGCCCGTCCATCTGGGACACGTTCACGCGGGATGGCAACCGCATGGCCACGGGTGACGTGGGCAGCGACAGCTACCACAACACGGCAGCCGACATGCGCGCCATCCGCCAGCTGGGCGTCAGCCACTACCGCTTCTCACTGTCGTGGCCACGACTCTTCCCCAACGGTACCCACGGGAGCCTGAATCAAGCGGGCGTGCGCTACTACCGCGGCCTGCTGGCCCGGCTCAAGGAGGCCCGTGTGGAGCCCGTGGTGACGCTGTACCACTGGGACCTGCCCGAGGCGCTGCAGCAGCGGCTGGGCGGCTGGAGCAACCCAGACATGGTGGAGGTTTTCCGGGACTACGCCGACTTCTGCTTCCGGACATTCGGCCACGACGTGCGCTGGTGGATCACCATCGACAACCCCTTTGTGGTGGCCCGACATGGCTATGGGACCGGGGTGGTGGCCCCGGGCGTCAAGGGCGACCCCGACCTGCCCTTCAAGGTTGGCCACGTGCTCTTACAG GCTCACGCGGCGGCCTGGCACACGTACGACCGCGACTACCGGCGGCGGCAAGGCGGGCGCGTGTCCATGGCGCTGGCGTCCCACTGGGTACGCCCGAGGCGGACACGCGTGGAGAGCCTGCGCGAGTGCCAGTGCTCTCTGGAGTACGTGCTGGGCTGGTTCGCCGGGCCACTGTTTGGCGACGGCGACTACCCGGCCTGCATGAAGGCCCGCCTGGGCCACCGGCTGCCTGCCCTGGGCGAGGAGGAGCGCCGTCAGCTGCAGGGCACCGCAGACTTCTTCGCACTGTCTCACGGCGCCACCCTCAGCTTCCAGCTCGTCAATGACAGCCTCAAGTTTGGCCAAAGGGAGGACTTGGACCTGCGCATGCTCCTCTACTGGGTCAGCGCCGAGTACGACTGGCCCGACATCTTCGTGGTGCAGAGTGGCTG GTATGTGTCGAGCAGCACCAAAACTCAGGACCCCAAGCACATGTATTACTTGAAGAGGTTCATCGCTGAAGCTCTAAAAT CCATCGCAGTGGACGGCGTCAAGGTACTGGGCTACACAGCGTGGTCCCTGATGGACGGCTTTGAGTGGCACCGTGAGTGCGGCATCCGGCGGGGACTTTACTACGTGGACTTCAACACGCCCGACATGAAGAGAGAGCCGAAGATTTCGGCTACCTTCTACAA AAACGTGATCCAGAGAAACGGCTTTCCGGAGCTTCCAGAGAACCGTCCTGCTCAAGGGGTTTTCCCGTGTGACTTTGCTTGGGGGGTCTCCGCCAATTCCATCCAG GTGGAAAGCTCTCCCAGTCAGTTTGCGGACCCCAATGTGTACGTGTGGAACAAGGCCAATGGTGAGCTGACCCAACTGGAAGGCTTGCTAGCGCTACCTGCACAGCGCGACGCACACTGCGCCGCCTACATTAGCATCAGACAGCAG GTGGATGAAATCCAGGCGGTGGGCGTGAGCCACTTTCACTTCTCCCTCAACTGGTCAGCGCTGGTGCCGACAGGCGACGCGGCACGGCCCAACGCCACCCTGCTGGCTTACTACCGCTGCTTCAGCCGCCAGCTGCTGTGCGCCAATGTCACACCCGTGGTCACCCTGTGGCACCACACGCGTCAAGGCAGCAGCCTGCCGCCGCCACTCGGGTGGCTCAACAG GGAGACCCCGCAGCGTTTCACTGAGTACGCCCGTCTGTGCTTCCGCGAGCTGGGTGAGCATGTGAAGATGTGGATCACGCTCAACGAGCCCAACGATGAGACGGTGAGCTACCAGGAAGCTCATCGGATGCTGCTCGCCCATGCACTTGCTTGGCGCGCCTATGACCAAGACTTCAGGCCCGTCCAGGGGGGTCAG GTCTCTCTGGCCCTGCACATGGACTGGGTGGAGCCGGCTTTCTCGTACAGCCGCGAGGACGTGGAACCGGCCAAGAGGGTTCTGGACTTCCGAGTGGGGTGGTTCGCCGAGCCAATCTTGGGCAGCGGAGACTATCCTCCTGGAATGAGAAGCTGGCTGCGTCAACTCAACTCACTTGA ACTCCCGGTGTTCAACGAGGACGATCGGCAGCTAGTGAAGGGCACGTACGACTTCTTTGCCATCAGCCACTTCAGCGCCGAACTGGTGACGCGCGCCAAGGAGGACCC GTACACGTACACATCGGAGCTGGAGGTGCAGCACATGGTGGACACCACGTGGATCAAGTCGCCCCGGCCCGTGGTTCCGTGGGGCCTGAGGAAGGCACTCAATTGG GTCAAGGAGCACTACCCACACGTGGGCATCTACGTGATGGCCAACGGCGTGCAGGAGGACACGGCCCGCTTCAAGGACAGCCTGAGGGTCTTCTACTTGTACAACTACATCAACGAAGCACTCAAAG CGATCACCTTGGACGGCGTGAATCTGAAGGGCTACTTTGCATACGCCCTGAATGACCAGCGCGACCCGGGCTTCG GGGGCGCCCGCGCAGAGATGCCCCCGCGCCGCCCGACCCTGCGCTGCCTGTCGGGCTCTGGCCAAGCGACCCGTGGTGGGATTCCTGACGCTGGTAGGCTTGGCCGCGCTCGTCGCCTTGGCTCTCATCGTCTACTACGCCTACGGGAGGCGCTAAGGTGCTTACTGACAGCCTCGTATGGAGGAGTGCTCGcttgtgtgactttttcaaatttatcgGGACCCAAAGTTTATTGCAGTAATCTTGTGCACTTGTGTGTCGTTGCGCTTGGATCGGCCTGTTCTCAGCGAGTGCTACACTTGGCATGGTATTGTAAAGGTGGGAATCTCATTCGCGTAGCCTGGCTAGTGCACCATGGCTAA
- the kl gene encoding klotho isoform X2, translating into MVHRSSASRAGAWLAAWLACAWLACASGKLGAGLRTWARFSKLPYPGDKAFLYGTFPPGFMWAVGTAAYQVEGAFDKDGKGPSIWDTFTRDGNRMATGDVGSDSYHNTAADMRAIRQLGVSHYRFSLSWPRLFPNGTHGSLNQAGVRYYRGLLARLKEARVEPVVTLYHWDLPEALQQRLGGWSNPDMVEVFRDYADFCFRTFGHDVRWWITIDNPFVVARHGYGTGVVAPGVKGDPDLPFKVGHVLLQAHAAAWHTYDRDYRRRQGGRVSMALASHWVRPRRTRVESLRECQCSLEYVLGWFAGPLFGDGDYPACMKARLGHRLPALGEEERRQLQGTADFFALSHGATLSFQLVNDSLKFGQREDLDLRMLLYWVSAEYDWPDIFVVQSGWYVSSSTKTQDPKHMYYLKRFIAEALKSIAVDGVKVLGYTAWSLMDGFEWHRECGIRRGLYYVDFNTPDMKREPKISATFYKNVIQRNGFPELPENRPAQGVFPCDFAWGVSANSIQVESSPSQFADPNVYVWNKANGELTQLEGLLALPAQRDAHCAAYISIRQQVDEIQAVGVSHFHFSLNWSALVPTGDAARPNATLLAYYRCFSRQLLCANVTPVVTLWHHTRQGSSLPPPLGWLNRETPQRFTEYARLCFRELGEHVKMWITLNEPNDETVSYQEAHRMLLAHALAWRAYDQDFRPVQGGQVSLALHMDWVEPAFSYSREDVEPAKRVLDFRVGWFAEPILGSGDYPPGMRSWLRQLNSLELPVFNEDDRQLVKGTYDFFAISHFSAELVTRAKEDPYTYTSELEVQHMVDTTWIKSPRPVVPWGLRKALNWVKEHYPHVGIYVMANGVQEDTARFKDSLRVFYLYNYINEALKAITLDGVNLKGYFAYALNDQRDPGFGLYGYVHGEALAKASLANYRNIIRHHGFPAQGAPAQRCPRAARPCAACRALAKRPVVGFLTLVGLAALVALALIVYYAYGRR; encoded by the exons ATGGTGCACCGCAGCTCGGCCTCGAGAGCCGGCGCCTGGCTAGCCGCCTGGCTGGCCTGCGCCTGGCTGGCGTGCGCCTCCGGCAAGCTGGGGGCTGGCCTGCGGACGTGGGCGCGCTTCAGCAAGCTGCCCTACCCGGGTGACAAGGCCTTCCTGTACGGCACCTTCCCTCCGGGCTTCATGTGGGCGGTGGGCACGGCCGCTTACCAGGTGGAGGGCGCCTTCGACAAGGACGGCAAAGGCCCGTCCATCTGGGACACGTTCACGCGGGATGGCAACCGCATGGCCACGGGTGACGTGGGCAGCGACAGCTACCACAACACGGCAGCCGACATGCGCGCCATCCGCCAGCTGGGCGTCAGCCACTACCGCTTCTCACTGTCGTGGCCACGACTCTTCCCCAACGGTACCCACGGGAGCCTGAATCAAGCGGGCGTGCGCTACTACCGCGGCCTGCTGGCCCGGCTCAAGGAGGCCCGTGTGGAGCCCGTGGTGACGCTGTACCACTGGGACCTGCCCGAGGCGCTGCAGCAGCGGCTGGGCGGCTGGAGCAACCCAGACATGGTGGAGGTTTTCCGGGACTACGCCGACTTCTGCTTCCGGACATTCGGCCACGACGTGCGCTGGTGGATCACCATCGACAACCCCTTTGTGGTGGCCCGACATGGCTATGGGACCGGGGTGGTGGCCCCGGGCGTCAAGGGCGACCCCGACCTGCCCTTCAAGGTTGGCCACGTGCTCTTACAG GCTCACGCGGCGGCCTGGCACACGTACGACCGCGACTACCGGCGGCGGCAAGGCGGGCGCGTGTCCATGGCGCTGGCGTCCCACTGGGTACGCCCGAGGCGGACACGCGTGGAGAGCCTGCGCGAGTGCCAGTGCTCTCTGGAGTACGTGCTGGGCTGGTTCGCCGGGCCACTGTTTGGCGACGGCGACTACCCGGCCTGCATGAAGGCCCGCCTGGGCCACCGGCTGCCTGCCCTGGGCGAGGAGGAGCGCCGTCAGCTGCAGGGCACCGCAGACTTCTTCGCACTGTCTCACGGCGCCACCCTCAGCTTCCAGCTCGTCAATGACAGCCTCAAGTTTGGCCAAAGGGAGGACTTGGACCTGCGCATGCTCCTCTACTGGGTCAGCGCCGAGTACGACTGGCCCGACATCTTCGTGGTGCAGAGTGGCTG GTATGTGTCGAGCAGCACCAAAACTCAGGACCCCAAGCACATGTATTACTTGAAGAGGTTCATCGCTGAAGCTCTAAAAT CCATCGCAGTGGACGGCGTCAAGGTACTGGGCTACACAGCGTGGTCCCTGATGGACGGCTTTGAGTGGCACCGTGAGTGCGGCATCCGGCGGGGACTTTACTACGTGGACTTCAACACGCCCGACATGAAGAGAGAGCCGAAGATTTCGGCTACCTTCTACAA AAACGTGATCCAGAGAAACGGCTTTCCGGAGCTTCCAGAGAACCGTCCTGCTCAAGGGGTTTTCCCGTGTGACTTTGCTTGGGGGGTCTCCGCCAATTCCATCCAG GTGGAAAGCTCTCCCAGTCAGTTTGCGGACCCCAATGTGTACGTGTGGAACAAGGCCAATGGTGAGCTGACCCAACTGGAAGGCTTGCTAGCGCTACCTGCACAGCGCGACGCACACTGCGCCGCCTACATTAGCATCAGACAGCAG GTGGATGAAATCCAGGCGGTGGGCGTGAGCCACTTTCACTTCTCCCTCAACTGGTCAGCGCTGGTGCCGACAGGCGACGCGGCACGGCCCAACGCCACCCTGCTGGCTTACTACCGCTGCTTCAGCCGCCAGCTGCTGTGCGCCAATGTCACACCCGTGGTCACCCTGTGGCACCACACGCGTCAAGGCAGCAGCCTGCCGCCGCCACTCGGGTGGCTCAACAG GGAGACCCCGCAGCGTTTCACTGAGTACGCCCGTCTGTGCTTCCGCGAGCTGGGTGAGCATGTGAAGATGTGGATCACGCTCAACGAGCCCAACGATGAGACGGTGAGCTACCAGGAAGCTCATCGGATGCTGCTCGCCCATGCACTTGCTTGGCGCGCCTATGACCAAGACTTCAGGCCCGTCCAGGGGGGTCAG GTCTCTCTGGCCCTGCACATGGACTGGGTGGAGCCGGCTTTCTCGTACAGCCGCGAGGACGTGGAACCGGCCAAGAGGGTTCTGGACTTCCGAGTGGGGTGGTTCGCCGAGCCAATCTTGGGCAGCGGAGACTATCCTCCTGGAATGAGAAGCTGGCTGCGTCAACTCAACTCACTTGA ACTCCCGGTGTTCAACGAGGACGATCGGCAGCTAGTGAAGGGCACGTACGACTTCTTTGCCATCAGCCACTTCAGCGCCGAACTGGTGACGCGCGCCAAGGAGGACCC GTACACGTACACATCGGAGCTGGAGGTGCAGCACATGGTGGACACCACGTGGATCAAGTCGCCCCGGCCCGTGGTTCCGTGGGGCCTGAGGAAGGCACTCAATTGG GTCAAGGAGCACTACCCACACGTGGGCATCTACGTGATGGCCAACGGCGTGCAGGAGGACACGGCCCGCTTCAAGGACAGCCTGAGGGTCTTCTACTTGTACAACTACATCAACGAAGCACTCAAAG CGATCACCTTGGACGGCGTGAATCTGAAGGGCTACTTTGCATACGCCCTGAATGACCAGCGCGACCCGGGCTTCGGCCTGTACGGCTATGTGCATGGGGAGGCGCTGGCCAAGGCGTCGCTGGCCAACTACCGCAACATCATCCGCCATCACGGTTTCCCCGCGCAGGGGGCGCCCGCGCAGAGATGCCCCCGCGCCGCCCGACCCTGCGCTGCCTGTCGGGCTCTGGCCAAGCGACCCGTGGTGGGATTCCTGACGCTGGTAGGCTTGGCCGCGCTCGTCGCCTTGGCTCTCATCGTCTACTACGCCTACGGGAGGCGCTAA
- the rfc3 gene encoding replication factor C subunit 3 — protein MSLWVDKYRPTSLGKLDYHKEQASQLKNLVQCGDFPHLLVYGPSGAGKKTRIMCLLRELYGAGVEKLRIEHQTIVAPSKKKIEINTIASNYHLEVNPSDAGNQDRVVIQELIKTMAQSQQIQSGTQREFKVVLLSEADRLTKDAQHALRRTMEKYMTTCRLVLYANSTSRLIGPIRSRCLAVRVPLPSTEEVCHVLTSTCKKEGLLLLPELAKRISDKSGRNLRKALLMCEACRAKRYPFSSDQEITEPDWEVFLRETANYIVSQQTPQRLLEVRGRLYELLTHCIPADIIMKGLVRELLNNCDGHLKPEVAHLAAYYEHRLQLGSKAIYHLEAFTAKFMAVYKKFMEDGLDAMIF, from the exons ATGAGTTTGTGGGTGGACAAATACCGACCCACGTCGCTCGGCAAACTCGATTACCACAAAGAGCAAGCATCCCAACTCAAGAACCTG gttCAATGCGGCGACTTCCCGCACTTGCTGGTGTATGGTCCTTCAGGTGCGGGCAAAAAGACCCGTATCATGTGTCTGCTGAGGGAGCTCTATGGCGCCGGCGTGGAGAAGCTTCGCATCGAGCACCAGACCATTGTG GCTCCCTCCAAGAAGAAGATTGAGATCAACACCATAGCCAGCAACTACCACTTGGAGGTCAACCCCAG TGATGCGGGCAACCAGGACCGCGTGGTGATCCAGGAACTGATCAAGACCATGGCCCAGTCCCAGCAGATCCAGTCCGGCACGCAGCGAGAGTTCAAAG TGGTTCTGCTCAGTGAGGCGGACCGCCTGACCAAGGACGCCCAGCACGCTCTGCGCCGCACCATGGAGAAGTACATGACCACCTGCCGCCTGGTGCTCTATGCTAACTCCACCTCCAGGCTCATCGGGCCCATACGCAGCCGCTGCCTGGCCGTCCGCGTCCCTCTGCCTAGCACGGAGGAG GTGTGTCACGTCCTCACGTCGACATGTAAGAAGGAGGGTCTCCTCCTGCTGCCCGAGCTGGCCAAGCGGATCAGCGACAAGTCGGGGCGCAACCTCCGCAAAGCCCTGCTGATGTGTGAGGCCTGCAGGGCGAAGCG GTACCCCTTCTCGTCGGACCAGGAAATCACAGAACCAGACTGGGAAGTGTTCCTCCGGGAAACAGCCAACTACATCGTGAGCCAGCAGACCCCACAGAG ATTGTTGGAAGTGCGAGGTCGGTTGTACGAGCTGCTGACTCACTGCATCCCTGCTGACATCATCATGAAG GGATTGGTCAGGGAGCTTCTGAACAACTGCGACGGGCACCTAAAGCCGGAGGTAGCGCACTTGGCGGCGTACTACGAGCACCGGCTACAGCTGGGTAGCAAAGCCATCTACCACTTGGAGGCCTTCACCGCTAAGTTCATGGCCGTCTACAAGAAGTTCATGGAGGACGGGCTGGACGCCATGATATTCTGA